A genomic stretch from Bacteroidetes Order II. bacterium includes:
- the icmH gene encoding type IVB secretion system protein IcmH/DotU encodes MSAKRPRLSKFCTEFLMFALHIRRTQNPGHPGTLRESVKLALQKLENTCKQAGVGFQDFQQAKFALVAFLDESVSIPAWPYNDAWKRNPLQFELYGRYDAGEQFFERIAFLRQDVRANLEALEVFYLCLTLGFRGKYEIVGRDQLAALQDQLYRDLQPFVQGASAQLAPSGYPRAKVMAEARREIPVWVIFAIAGSIMILFYIIMSFLISSAAANVMSGVQ; translated from the coding sequence ATGAGTGCTAAACGTCCGCGCCTTTCTAAGTTCTGCACGGAGTTTTTGATGTTTGCCTTGCACATCCGTCGAACCCAGAACCCCGGTCATCCCGGAACGCTTCGTGAAAGTGTAAAATTGGCGCTTCAAAAATTAGAAAACACCTGTAAACAAGCAGGGGTTGGTTTTCAAGATTTTCAACAGGCCAAATTTGCCTTGGTGGCATTTTTGGATGAGTCTGTGAGTATTCCGGCTTGGCCTTATAACGATGCCTGGAAACGAAACCCGCTTCAATTCGAGTTGTATGGCCGTTACGATGCTGGCGAGCAATTTTTTGAACGAATCGCCTTTCTACGTCAGGATGTTCGGGCCAATCTGGAGGCATTGGAAGTGTTTTATCTATGTCTTACGCTTGGATTTCGGGGAAAGTATGAGATTGTGGGGCGCGACCAATTGGCGGCCTTGCAGGATCAGCTATACCGAGATTTGCAGCCCTTTGTTCAGGGTGCATCGGCACAGTTGGCGCCCAGTGGATATCCCCGTGCCAAGGTAATGGCAGAAGCAAGACGGGAAATCCCAGTCTGGGTCATTTTTGCCATTGCTGGTAGTATCATGATTTTGTTTTATATCATCATGAGTTTTCTGATTTCCAGTGCTGCCGCCAATGTGATGTCGGGAGTTCAATAA